The following nucleotide sequence is from Megalops cyprinoides isolate fMegCyp1 chromosome 19, fMegCyp1.pri, whole genome shotgun sequence.
TCTGGACGGCAGGGGCTTTTATTTGTAACTACTTAGAAGGGGCGTATCACATCTGGCCACAGGACGGTCACGTGCCAACACCTGCGTGCATGTTTTCTAGTTCGCTGCCAAGAGACCGTGGTCCCGATCTCTCAAATCCTGCGTGCGCTGGTATCTGTCGGTGTCACGTCGAGCGATAACGTCATCTGTCACATCAGATGACGTTACATGACCTGTGCACGCGCAAAAAGTGGAAGTGTTTTAGACGTGTTCTTTTTGCCAGGGTGGGAAATGTCTTCAAtgaacattattttattaactaCAAGCTGCAGTTTATCGAAGCTATGATTGTTGTCTAATGTATTGCGTCTAACAATGGCAACACGCGAAACGAAGATCATAATTGACTACGTCTCCACTATCCAACTAAGGCTGGGCAATTAAGTGGAATCACATTAGTCAACTTGCGTAAACTTGCTCACACGAGAAAAAGATTTCAGAATCTTCTGTTGAGTTGCAAGTATAGAAAATGAAAACGATTGTGTTGCTACATAGTAGTCCACGTTCTTGGCGCGTGTTTGGTGATGGATTAATCTGCGTCAAAATGTGTCACCAAGACTGGTCAATTAATTAATATGTCAAAATTTGTTTTCTGGTGAGATGGCTCCAGCCTTGCACAGTTGTAAATCACTAGCACATCCTCATGCAAGGACCACTCACCGATAGATGGAGGGAAAATACTCAAAATCTCAAAAACCAAGATTCcccaaatcaaatcaaattacgTGGTTTTCAAGTTTTACGCTTTATTGGGAACGGTGCCATAAAAAAATGTCCGAACACTGGGGATTTATAGTATTTGGATACTGTGGAAGACACTGTCGCATAGTGATCAGGTGGCTAGACATTCCCGCTACGCCCTAAACCTGTATTGTTTCAGAGcatgttcagctgtataaacaaaCGAGAAGTAAAACATAAACTAAATGTTTTAGTTGGTTAAGGGCGTCTGCTAgcaaataacaacaacagtggcCGCGATTACTACAACTTCAGCAGCGACCACCACTGCTACTACAAGTAAGAATAGTAATTATTAGCATTAGTATTACTATTAGTATTTGACTTTTAATATTTATCTTGTccttctttttattattattattattgttgtcgttgttgttgttgaatgAAATGATGAGAAGGTTGATTTAGCTATGAAAGGGAATGTAGGGGAACCGATCCTGTACGTAGTTTGAAGTGCAATCATTAGTTCAAGGTTTAGTGCATATTCAGTTTCACCGACTGCTGGTATGACGCGCAGCAGTTATCTAAACATTCAGACCAGATCCACCCTGTTGTGGATTCAGTGAATTGCGTTGGTTTTCTCTGATCATCAAGGATGATTTCTAGAGTTTCCAGAACTCAGAGATACACACCCAAACGTAGCAGGCGGTTATGCTTCCGTTATTGTTTAATTGCAGAGACCATTGTTTTTAGTATTTAGGCCCTACTGATAAAATTTAAATCATGTCTTTCGACGGATGAATTGCCGGGATTGGATTAAGAGTAATGTCTCAATTTTCGGTGGAAGAAAAACCATGTACGATGAAGTCTATaacatatgtttctttttttaaaattgacgAACAAACTGATGTCTGTATTCTAACCTGTGACCATCAGCGATTGTTCAAATTTCCTGAAAAGCGTGGCCGGTCATTCCGAACCATTTCATGTTCAATAACTTTAAGCCGATCTCAAAATcgcaatacaataaaataaataaatgtaggcCTAAATAGAAGAGTTCATCTTTATTGACTCAGTTTTATGTAGCTTGATGCCCAGATTAATCTTAACAATGCTGAGGTTTGTCGCTACCTTTGAGAAAGAATCTAAGAAACTGAGATGTGATCAATTTGGctgatgttaatatttttatattgatcTTGCACCAGTGTCAAATGGTTTATGGCTGTATATGGTATTAACTTTGTCAACTTACACAAGCGTTTCTGTTTTGAGGCTGACCCCTCAGGTGCTGACCCTTCAGGTACACAAACAACGGcaaatttattgaaaatgtgtacGAGTTGAGTATGATTAAAAGCAAATGTCCCACGAAATGTCCCAAGATAACCGTATAGATCTGGAATTTCGAATAACCTTTTGATTAGATTTTTTATCGCGATTCAAGTTGGAGAAGGAAAGTGCGTGATTCGGCTACTTAATCCACTAGCCCGGCTTCGTGCTTAAATTTAGATTTACAATGTGAATTTGTAGCCTATTTAGAATATATTGATTGCTTATTGCGTATtgtttcttatttattatttcttactATTATACAACCACGTATAATTTctcaaaatatattcaatatgtATAGGaatatgtttgaaatatgaaCAGTATCATTTCATACAGCTGCGATTTGTGCGTGCTTTGCATTGTTTCAATTGGATCTAGAGGAACGTAGATGTCTCTGTTGCCTCCCACTGGTTACGAAACTATTACGCACGTTCCCTGTTATCTTGCAGGGATTGGCACATCGTCATTGCCGAGTCTTCGAGACGTTCGAAACGGGTGAAATGCCCACGCAAGTAGCAGGTGGGCTTTGGGCGTGCCCCCCTCAGAAATTCATATAAAAAAGGGTGCCTGGGTTGTCACCGCAACAGAGTTTACCCTCAGCATACCGTACTTCCCTGTTGCAAAAGAAGAATTAAGATGAGTCTCTCAGCTAAGGACAAGGCCATTGTGAGGGGTTTTTGGGCTAAGGCTGCCACGAAGGCGGATGATATCGGCTCCGAGGCTCTGTCCAGGTAATTGAACTGCAATGAAGATGAACGTCGCTCAACTTGATATATTCAGTTTACATGTGTTGTGGTAAGCTGTAAGCTGATGTTATTTATATAGCATACTTTTCTCCACTAAACTTTAACTTCCTGCGCCAGAATGCTGGCTGTCTACCCCCAGACCAAGACCTACTTCTCTCACTGGAAAGACCTGAGACCCGGCTCCGCTCCAGTGAAGAAGCACGGCAAGGTCATCATGGGCGGAGTCAACGAGGCTGTTGAGAAGATGGACGACCTTGTCGGTGGCCTGTTAACCCTGAGCGAGCTGCACGCTTTTCAGTTGCGAGTCGATCCTGCCAATTTCAAGGTAAAATAAGGGCTCTTACCGCGTCCTGTTATTTCGGAAAGTTGATTTGCGGCCGATAGATGGGGCATTGTATTTGGCCCCTTTAGCTAGGCATTTAATACGAGAACCTGTCTATTTGACTGCACCCTTATATGTCTTGTTTTCATTGACAGATCCTGTCCCACAACATCCTCGTGGTGATGGCCATGCTCTTCCCCTCTGACTTCACTCCTGAGGTTCACGTGTCCATGGACAAATTCCTCACCGCTGTCTCCTTGGCTCTGTCTGAAAAATACCGATAAGCCGTAGCATCGCAGCGGAGGCAGGCGAGGTCGTCAGGAAATAGGCCTACCATTCATGCGCTGtcttttaaaacaaaccaaaatacaGTGTGCACAGCTCATTCATATTCTCAATGTAGACATTTTCTCACAAGTTCAGAAGCAAAGTCATAAGATTGCCTCGGTTGACTCAGATTCAAATACAATCAGGGCCGTGGGAAGTaggggtgctgcagcaccccctgttggaaaaggcagacatcacaGGCACGGCACTCTGCCAGATAAacgttttaaaacatttaaaataattatccTGTTGTTATTTACCTAAGAATTTAATGTTTGAAGTTGAGAAATTAGCAATACTGAATAATCATTATTTATATAACGCCAAGCATCATGGTCAATGGACGTCACGTAACCTAGTCATCcatctttattttacaaattaaaggaaaaaaatttaCACGCAAATTCAAAAACAGAGACGCCATCACGTTTCCCGCCTGTAGCTGTTCTACCCCCGCCCTGCTACCCATTCCTGTCCTTCCCGGACTCAGATGagcaggtacttaaccccacGTTATCCTTCCGCACACGTGCCCCACTGCAGTACACGTAATCTGGCGCCCTCGCAACCGCggcacggggagagagagaaccgcTCTTTTCCACGgccggggtgtgtgtgtgtgtgtgtgggggggggtcgCTCCTGTGGACGGGCTGGCGACGACCCACGTCTTCTCGCTAGCAGGTCCCTCTGAGGGAAACAGGTCGGCAGCCGGTCcgccctcttccctctccattTCGTGCCGGGGACTCACGCACACAGTTGCCAGTTCGCGGTGTCACCTCCCTCACAACCGGGGATCCACCTCTCGGGCACGCACtttccacggggtgggggctctcctcGGTCCCGGCTGCGTCCTGGAACTGTTCGTTGTTTCCCTTCCCCCTGAGGGACTCGCCGCGTACACTCTTCTGGTCGACGCTTTTCCCTGGAGCCGCCTAAAATGCACGCACGAAGACTACCTCGCACCCATGcatgccaaaagaaaaaaatgatatgatgGAtgccccgacctacctccaggacccCATCCTACCCTATGCACCCgctcgacaacttcgctctgctacatccagacgcctcgctcctcccactaacagaacgaaaggcccacgctcctcgCAATGTcgcttttccatcatcgccccccaatggtggaataGGCTCCCCACcaccctgagaacaactcctttACTCCAACCCTCCAGACATGGGCTGAAGAAACACCTCTTGCCATTTTtaccttgtaaatctaagattcttggctctatctcttaccttgtatttgtagcacgtttttgcctaggtagtatagcagcactttattgtcacAGTGACTGTTTTCGATATATGTAGCCTAACCTTAGATCtgattagttctgtctcgctacaccgaccttgtgctcagcttcagcactatctgcgTTGTATGACCTGTACTCATTTTGcccctgtgcctgtttgcccgcaatatgcacttttgtacgtggctttggataaaggtgtctgctaaatgaataaatgtaaatgtaaatgtacaagtGTAGctctattttgatgtataatgTGTGCGTGTAGAGGCAGAATTGACGGAGATACGGCTGTTCAAAACACGCATGCGGAAGCGAGTCTCGAACCCGGACCTCTCCGGTCAGCTAAAAAAACTCACAGctaggagatggtgtttatgacgtgagctgtcagacaaatttggtgatcattggacgctattttggaatattaagccacgttaagccttttccttataatgggcgtcaatggagaggaaaacgcttaatgtaagataacgtccaaACTCAAgggatttcggttttgattttttgacaggtggaagtgtttaggcctatgacaagagatgtccgagagaaatttggtgatcattgatcgctgttttggaacattaaaccACGTGAAGCCGTTTCACGTAGGCGTTTTACAATGTCTGCAAAAGCCTTGACGCTTGGTCGTAGGCTAGCctacttcaaggcgggatttgttggcgaaattaaagtgatgagaacaccaatggatattctggttgtatgtggtttgtacaaatatttttatttgattacaacttttatttggaaatcTGTACgctacacgtttcggtgcctggattccagttgtttctgccaattgcagcgatccatttgcttctcttttctttagctttcggcagtctgtaaaaagatatttccgatttcttgttgaatctatttgtacagtcaatcgcgcaacagctctttcccattttagatgtgttttttgtgtttttgcagcattcaagctgaacggtAACGCTGCCACTCATTAGCCtaagtctttctgccactcactGGATGGAAGccgcagtgactccgcctaCTGTGACGTCACATGCATAACTCACGTCAAGTCAAGGCGGTAGCAGTAGAAACAATCGCACCGCTATAACCAATCcggctttagactgaggtataggaccacccactcaattaacatacggacacagaaatacagaaataaataaatgtggaaatgtataaatacagaaataaataaatgtagaaatgtagaaatacagaaaaaaataaatagcctaaATGTAgagatgcataaataaataaataaatgtaaaaatacagaaatagccttattcattcccaaaatgtgttaatataattatttatttatttctgcatttatttatttatttatttatttatgcttacgtaatttttgtcctccatatttCACAAATGCCCCTTTGCGTTCTTTTGCTGTTACACTGATTTTGTTTAAGATGTGTCAATGGCATGTCACAATAACAGGGTTAGAACAGATTTCAGTTGCAGTGACTACCCAACAATGAAAGCATAAAACAATTAGGCCTATGTTATTTTGGGGGGAGAGATTGTTTATTTGTCAGTAACCggacaatataaataatattaccaattaaaacattaaaaacccacttattgcagttgtttttgattgcttgattgataATTAAAATTTACTCCAAAGCTGAACAATACCCGGGTTTTCCTTCTTTCCCTTTCCGGCCACAATATTCCGTACACTCTGCGCCGGTGGGGTGAGTCAGAATAATTAAAATTGCATCACACAGCTATCCGTTTCATGCAGTAGATATATCAAAGTTATGAAAAAACGTGACTGCGTTTTCTTTGACCTCGGGTAGAGGTACCTAAACATTTTAGGGTATTAATGCACTAATATCATAGGGAAGACTGCCCTCTTGGCCAACCAACACAATTTCCAGCAGTCTCCAGAAGTCTCCGCCAGATGGCGTATGTTGACAGTTTGACTGAGTCTGTCTGAGGACAATGGACCATACTCGCTATTCGTGCTTACAGACGATTTCCAGGGTAAGTACACGTTGAAGCATGACGGTTTTTTCCGACAAAATTTTGTAACTATCATAAGTTTTGTGAACGCAATGAAATTTCACtattgaaatatataaacaaGCGGTCCAATTTGCAATATACACTCACACTGGATGGTTATTCTAATTAATACTATTTTTGCAAATTAATTTATCTGGCAAACTGAAATTGTTAATCTGTCTATATTGTAAGTGATGGGGTCGTGCGCTGAAACCCCAGCTGACACTGGTGGCTAACCCGCAGATGCTAACAGATACAGTATTGCACACAACCATGTACATACGCGCACTCGCCCGGTGATGGAGGGCACTACCTTGTGCTAAAAGGCCAGGATGAAAGCGACAGAGTAAGTCGCATGCACTTGGACACGCTTGAGAAGATAACGTTGGTCTGCGTTGTCCTGTACAATGTAACCATGAAACATGGCATTCCCTGGCTATAACCTGCTACAACGAGGCCTATTGGAAATCTGACCGAACTATTTCATTCAATACCACTTACAGTAAATAAACTATTTTCATCACGTCATTGATAGTAGGCTGTAATCAAACAGGCATCATTAACAAGAAATACCAAAAAGGGACCGTTAAAGAACAACAGATCTCCGTACCCCACATGGACTATAATGGTTAATAGGTTTTGCGATAATGTGTTCATACTTTGCAATATTTTAGCAGAAAGGTATAGTCTATGATATTCCATAACATTTGTCTTCTTTCGTCTACCGATGCTCTCTCCCTTCCTATCTCTTTTtaccttctctttctttctctctgtacgAATGTACTATGCTGCCTGGAGAAGACGTTGTTTTCAAATAGATTAAGATTATACTGGGATGTTGCAAAAATCCCgttcagtgcatttttacttCCTTTGCATTTCCCGTGTAGTCGTTTGTGAAATTGTAGGCAGCTGTCAAACCGGAAAAGTGTCAGTAGCCATCTCCCAGATTCAGCACTGGACAGCTCCCGCCTCGGCCTCTTCAACTGAGGGTCGGATAAACGGATTTTTCGGATAAACCGAAAAAATGTCGGTAGacataaaacacaaatcagTAAGACCGCgatcagtatttttttcagctgtcaaATTAAAGCATTGAACGATTTAAATACACAATGCATGCATAAAGCAACGATGGATTTCATGGAGCTCAAAAATAGAAAACACCTACTTCTGGACATATTTTTGCGTACATTtttggatatttatttttccatgaagCAATTTTATGTagcaaataagcaaaaatgtttcctctttataaaaataaattgtctGATGAAACACGTGtcctatatatacatatatatataaacatctATATATAAACGCGCTCAGTGTAAGCAGCAActctggggcggcagtgtagcacagtagcacagtggttaaggagcaggactcgtaaccgaaaggttgccggtttgatccctgctgggacactgctgctgtacccttgggcaaggtacctaacccacaattgcttcagtaaatatccagctgtataaatggatagcattgtaaagaatggtaacctatgtaagtcgctttggataaaagcgtctgccaaatgaataaatgtaaatgtaaatatatatag
It contains:
- the LOC118794094 gene encoding hemoglobin embryonic subunit alpha-like, with the protein product MSLSAKDKAIVRGFWAKAATKADDIGSEALSRMLAVYPQTKTYFSHWKDLRPGSAPVKKHGKVIMGGVNEAVEKMDDLVGGLLTLSELHAFQLRVDPANFKILSHNILVVMAMLFPSDFTPEVHVSMDKFLTAVSLALSEKYR